The Acidianus manzaensis genome has a window encoding:
- a CDS encoding chromatin protein Cren7, whose product MAKRKQKEIDVCPNCGTKVEKPEKTWNLISPLPDAQGRITITVMGSYVCPKCGHKWRGVVSKIKAGGSSVEVEGKKGVKKIGGEEDNKTKDEGEIIELDLSDLDEEE is encoded by the coding sequence ATGGCTAAAAGAAAGCAAAAAGAAATAGACGTTTGTCCTAATTGCGGTACTAAAGTAGAAAAGCCAGAAAAAACATGGAATTTAATTTCTCCTCTTCCAGATGCTCAAGGTAGAATTACAATAACAGTAATGGGATCTTACGTTTGCCCTAAATGTGGACATAAATGGAGAGGCGTTGTATCAAAGATAAAAGCGGGAGGTTCATCAGTAGAAGTAGAAGGAAAGAAAGGGGTTAAAAAGATAGGAGGAGAGGAGGACAACAAGACTAAAGATGAAGGAGAAATAATAGAGCTAGACTTAAGTGATTTAGATGAAGAAGAGTGA
- the gcvPA gene encoding aminomethyl-transferring glycine dehydrogenase subunit GcvPA: MEYHPWLPNLKYINEMLKEIGVNSIDDLFKDVPEEIKLHRLLNVGYGKPLSEYEIYLRLQELKSKNTSFKIPPFLGGGVCPHYVPEVVKFVISRSEFYTSYTPYQPEINQGLLQALFEYQSLIADLFEMEVVNSSLYDWGSALAEAVLMSYRINGKKKIIVPRSINPNHKKVLETWTSGREIKIQEVNYDKNGEINIEELEKIVDDEVSAIYIQQPNYYGVFETNIEEITDIARKKNIITIMGVNPLSLGLIKPPGEYDVDIAIGDGQELGLPLNYGGPYVGIMATKWNYKLIRQMPGRIVGLTQDTDGNPGYTLILQTREQFARREKATSNITTNEALMAIANAVYLSLLGKNGIENLAKEIYKRSHYAKNLMEKYDLGKIKFYGDFFEEFLFSFNKNYNEIHERLLSKGIHGGLPIDNNNALFCITEVHTKSMIDNLINEIKEEVY; encoded by the coding sequence ATGGAATATCACCCATGGCTACCAAACTTAAAATATATAAATGAAATGTTAAAGGAAATAGGAGTAAATTCAATTGACGATTTATTTAAAGATGTCCCAGAAGAAATAAAACTACATAGATTGCTTAACGTAGGTTATGGAAAGCCATTGTCAGAATATGAAATTTACCTAAGATTACAAGAATTAAAATCTAAAAATACTAGCTTTAAAATTCCTCCATTTTTAGGAGGCGGAGTATGTCCACATTACGTTCCAGAAGTAGTAAAATTCGTTATTTCTAGGTCAGAATTTTACACTTCTTATACGCCATACCAGCCAGAAATAAATCAAGGACTATTACAAGCACTCTTCGAATATCAAAGTCTCATAGCAGATCTTTTCGAAATGGAAGTAGTAAATTCATCATTATATGATTGGGGTAGCGCACTTGCGGAAGCAGTACTCATGTCATATAGAATAAATGGAAAAAAGAAGATAATAGTACCTAGATCTATTAATCCAAATCATAAAAAAGTACTAGAAACATGGACTAGTGGAAGAGAAATAAAAATTCAAGAAGTTAATTATGATAAAAACGGAGAAATTAATATAGAAGAATTAGAAAAAATTGTTGACGACGAAGTTTCAGCAATTTATATTCAGCAACCAAATTATTATGGCGTTTTCGAGACTAATATAGAGGAAATAACTGATATAGCAAGAAAGAAAAATATTATCACTATAATGGGAGTTAATCCTTTATCTCTTGGTCTAATAAAACCGCCTGGAGAATACGATGTGGATATAGCAATAGGAGATGGCCAAGAACTTGGACTTCCACTAAACTATGGAGGACCTTATGTAGGAATTATGGCAACGAAATGGAATTATAAGTTAATAAGACAAATGCCAGGAAGAATTGTAGGTTTAACGCAAGATACTGATGGAAATCCTGGTTATACATTAATTTTACAAACTAGAGAGCAATTTGCAAGAAGAGAAAAAGCTACATCAAACATTACTACAAATGAAGCATTAATGGCTATTGCTAATGCAGTATATCTTTCTCTTTTAGGTAAAAATGGAATAGAAAACCTAGCGAAAGAGATCTATAAAAGAAGTCACTATGCAAAAAATCTTATGGAAAAATATGATCTAGGAAAAATAAAATTCTATGGAGACTTTTTTGAAGAATTCTTATTTAGTTTCAACAAAAACTATAACGAAATTCATGAGAGGCTACTTTCAAAAGGTATCCATGGAGGTCTACCAATAGATAATAATAATGCATTGTTTTGCATAACTGAAGTACATACAAAGTCTATGATAGATAACTTAATCAATGAAATAAAAGAGGAGGTTTACTAG
- the cdvC gene encoding cell division protein CdvC, translated as MSAPILLEEMARKYAITAVKADKEGKRDDAITYYKKAIEVLAQLISLYPDSATRDAYEQMIQEYKKRIATLEKLLPETPTESTNEEPNEDLIMKEKPKVKFSDVVGLKDVKEALKESIVYPSKRPDLFPLGWPRGILLYAPPGCGKTMIAAAVANEIDSYFIHVDAASIMSKWLGEAEKNVAKIFNTAREYSKKDHKPAIIFIDELDALLGAYTTEVGGEARVRNQFLKEMDGIADKNENQMVYVIGATNKPWRLDEPFLRRFQKRIYIKLPDEEQRVELFRYYTSKVKLDNVSLQELAKLTEGYTASDIRDIVQAAHMKVVKEMFEKNLNEPRAITIDDFKDVINSRKPSVNQEMLKTYEIWTEKFKAL; from the coding sequence ATGAGTGCTCCAATATTGTTAGAAGAAATGGCAAGAAAATACGCTATAACTGCAGTAAAAGCTGATAAGGAAGGTAAAAGAGATGATGCTATAACATATTATAAAAAAGCAATAGAAGTTCTTGCCCAATTAATTTCATTATATCCAGACTCTGCTACTAGAGACGCATATGAACAAATGATTCAAGAGTACAAGAAAAGGATAGCTACATTAGAAAAACTTTTACCAGAAACGCCAACAGAATCAACTAACGAAGAGCCTAATGAAGATCTAATAATGAAAGAGAAACCAAAGGTCAAATTCTCTGATGTCGTAGGATTAAAAGACGTAAAAGAGGCATTAAAAGAATCAATAGTATATCCTTCTAAAAGACCTGACCTATTTCCATTAGGCTGGCCTAGAGGTATACTATTATATGCCCCCCCTGGATGTGGAAAAACTATGATAGCTGCTGCTGTTGCAAACGAAATAGATTCCTACTTTATTCATGTAGATGCTGCATCTATAATGTCTAAATGGTTAGGAGAAGCAGAAAAAAATGTAGCCAAGATATTTAATACTGCTAGAGAATATTCCAAAAAAGATCATAAACCTGCGATAATATTTATAGATGAATTAGATGCGTTATTAGGAGCATATACGACAGAAGTAGGAGGAGAAGCAAGAGTTAGAAATCAGTTCTTAAAAGAAATGGATGGAATAGCAGATAAGAATGAAAATCAAATGGTATACGTTATAGGCGCAACAAATAAACCTTGGAGATTAGACGAACCTTTTCTAAGAAGATTCCAGAAGAGAATTTATATTAAACTTCCAGATGAAGAACAAAGAGTCGAGCTATTTAGGTATTACACTTCAAAAGTAAAGCTAGATAATGTAAGCCTTCAAGAATTAGCTAAATTAACTGAGGGATATACAGCTAGCGACATTAGAGACATTGTACAAGCTGCACATATGAAAGTAGTAAAAGAAATGTTTGAAAAGAATTTAAATGAACCTAGAGCAATAACTATTGATGACTTCAAAGATGTGATAAATTCTAGAAAGCCTAGTGTTAATCAAGAAATGCTTAAGACTTATGAAATTTGGACAGAAAAGTTTAAGGCACTGTAA
- the eno gene encoding phosphopyruvate hydratase: protein MSDEFAIKKVKGMEIIDSRGNRTIRTFVTIEKGISSFGDAPAGASKGSREALELRDSKGSVKPAVDAVNNYISTALSGLDVRRQREIDLTMIKLDGTENKSKLGANAMISTSIAIAKTAALGLGMDIFNYIGGGRSHSIPIPLLNILNGGLHAGNSLKIQEFLIIPVNFDKFSEALFAALDVYKTLKNLITERFGKIYTALGDEGGVAPPLEKTEDALDLVYTAIKNSGYEDKIFLGMDAAASDFYVDGEYEIDGSKKSPDDMIEYYANLANQYPIIYLEDPFDENDFKRFSILQSKLKNTIVTGDDLYTTNVKYLKKGIEEKSTKGVIVKPNQIGTLTETFQFFDLARENSIKTIISHRSGETEDNFIADLAVALNSDFIKTGAPARGERTSKYNRLLEIENNYCLEYKNKL from the coding sequence TTGTCAGACGAGTTTGCAATCAAAAAAGTAAAAGGAATGGAAATAATAGATTCTAGAGGAAACAGAACAATTAGAACATTTGTAACCATAGAGAAAGGAATATCATCATTTGGTGACGCACCAGCTGGAGCCTCAAAAGGAAGCAGAGAAGCCTTAGAATTAAGAGATAGTAAAGGTAGTGTAAAGCCAGCAGTAGACGCTGTAAATAATTACATAAGTACAGCACTTTCAGGCTTAGATGTAAGAAGACAAAGGGAGATAGATCTTACAATGATAAAACTAGATGGTACAGAAAATAAATCAAAACTTGGAGCTAATGCTATGATTTCTACATCTATAGCTATAGCAAAGACTGCAGCATTAGGATTAGGAATGGATATTTTCAACTACATAGGAGGAGGAAGATCACATAGTATACCTATACCACTACTTAATATTCTAAATGGTGGATTGCATGCTGGTAATTCTCTAAAAATCCAAGAATTTCTAATAATTCCTGTGAATTTTGACAAATTCAGTGAAGCCTTATTCGCTGCTTTAGACGTTTATAAAACATTAAAAAATCTAATTACTGAAAGATTCGGAAAAATATATACTGCATTAGGAGATGAAGGAGGAGTAGCTCCACCATTAGAAAAAACTGAAGATGCGTTAGACTTAGTTTATACAGCAATTAAAAATTCTGGTTATGAAGATAAAATATTTCTAGGAATGGATGCTGCAGCCTCTGATTTTTACGTCGATGGAGAGTATGAAATAGATGGAAGCAAAAAATCCCCAGATGACATGATAGAATATTATGCTAACCTTGCAAATCAATATCCAATTATATACTTGGAAGACCCATTTGATGAAAACGATTTTAAGAGATTTTCCATTTTACAAAGCAAACTAAAGAATACAATAGTTACTGGGGACGATTTATATACTACTAACGTAAAATATCTTAAAAAAGGAATAGAAGAAAAGTCTACTAAGGGAGTAATAGTTAAACCTAATCAAATAGGTACTCTAACGGAAACTTTTCAATTCTTCGATTTAGCTAGAGAAAATTCTATAAAAACAATAATAAGTCATAGAAGTGGAGAAACAGAAGATAACTTCATAGCAGATCTTGCAGTAGCATTAAATAGTGACTTTATAAAAACAGGAGCTCCAGCCCGTGGAGAAAGAACATCAAAATACAATAGACTTCTAGAAATAGAAAATAACTATTGCCTTGAATATAAAAATAAATTATAA
- the gcvPB gene encoding aminomethyl-transferring glycine dehydrogenase subunit GcvPB: MFIQANWKEPLIYEINGKNRQGYYIPEENINISIDIPEKIRRKNKPELPELSELEVVRHFIRLSQMSFGVDVGMMPLGSCTMKYNPKVEELATEITENIHPLQDQNTAQGILEMIFEMQEWLAEITGMTECSIQVPAGAAGELTGVLMMEKYHREKHRNRDTMLVADTAHGTNPASASMAGFKVIYIKSNEEGLVDIDILKEIVNDKIAGFMLTNPNTLGLFEENVLEISKIIHSVDSLLYYDGANLNGILGIARPGDMGFDIVHVNLHKTFAVPHGGGGPGAGAICAKGELAKYLPYPIVKKENNKYVFTVPEKSIGKIATFYGNIGNVVRAYTYILGLGPQGISEIGKMSTLATNYLISKLKSEKGLSLLAPNRPRKHEVVFSAKPLAEKGVTALDIAKALLDRGFYAPTIYFPTTVEEALMIEPTETEPKETLDKFIEALKEILKESENNPKDIQDTPKYTTVKRLDQVKANHPSSITPSYRVKRLREQGKINILK; the protein is encoded by the coding sequence ATGTTTATACAAGCTAATTGGAAGGAACCACTAATATATGAAATTAATGGAAAAAATAGGCAAGGATATTATATTCCAGAAGAAAATATTAACATTAGCATAGATATTCCAGAAAAAATAAGAAGAAAAAATAAGCCAGAATTGCCAGAACTCAGTGAATTAGAAGTTGTAAGGCATTTCATTAGACTTTCTCAAATGAGTTTTGGAGTAGATGTAGGAATGATGCCATTAGGCTCATGTACAATGAAGTATAATCCCAAAGTAGAAGAACTAGCTACAGAGATTACAGAAAATATTCATCCTTTGCAAGATCAGAATACTGCCCAAGGAATTTTAGAAATGATATTTGAAATGCAGGAATGGTTAGCCGAAATAACTGGTATGACAGAATGCAGTATACAAGTTCCTGCTGGAGCAGCAGGAGAATTAACTGGAGTTCTTATGATGGAAAAATACCATAGAGAAAAGCACAGAAATAGAGATACAATGCTAGTTGCTGATACAGCACATGGTACTAATCCTGCAAGTGCTTCAATGGCTGGATTTAAGGTTATTTATATAAAATCAAATGAGGAAGGGCTAGTTGATATTGATATACTAAAAGAGATAGTAAATGATAAAATCGCTGGATTTATGCTCACTAATCCAAACACACTAGGATTATTTGAGGAAAATGTGTTGGAAATTTCAAAAATTATACATTCAGTGGATAGTTTACTTTACTATGATGGAGCTAACCTAAATGGAATCTTAGGGATAGCTAGACCAGGAGATATGGGATTTGATATAGTACACGTTAATTTACATAAAACTTTTGCGGTTCCGCATGGCGGAGGAGGGCCAGGAGCAGGTGCTATATGCGCTAAAGGTGAACTAGCTAAATATTTACCTTATCCTATAGTGAAAAAAGAAAATAACAAATATGTTTTTACTGTTCCGGAAAAATCAATAGGTAAAATAGCTACATTTTACGGAAATATAGGTAATGTAGTAAGAGCTTATACATATATCCTAGGGTTAGGGCCACAAGGAATATCAGAAATAGGTAAAATGAGTACACTAGCAACTAATTATCTAATTTCGAAACTAAAAAGTGAGAAAGGACTATCGTTACTAGCTCCAAATAGACCTAGAAAACATGAAGTAGTATTTAGTGCAAAACCCCTTGCAGAAAAAGGAGTTACTGCTTTAGATATTGCTAAAGCCTTATTAGATAGAGGATTTTATGCTCCTACTATTTATTTTCCTACAACTGTAGAAGAAGCTTTAATGATAGAGCCAACTGAAACAGAACCAAAAGAAACTTTAGATAAATTCATAGAAGCATTGAAAGAAATTCTTAAAGAAAGCGAAAACAATCCTAAAGATATACAAGATACTCCAAAATATACTACAGTAAAAAGGCTAGATCAGGTTAAAGCTAATCATCCATCATCCATAACTCCCTCATACAGAGTAAAAAGACTCAGAGAACAAGGAAAAATAAATATCCTTAAATAA
- the cdvA gene encoding cell division protein CdvA has product MISAEDLTKYIGQKVKDPYGRDFGYIVHVYSEVDGSITGIEIAQGNTFSTIDPSRIKIDGDGIIILADWKASAIKTLSLMEKIRKRQRALEELYSKQEIPKSTYDEMKRKLDTEMVKIRDDYIKIKNKLKERLNEVEDQLAQIDKAMIAVKMSYISAEMSENSYKNSIEVLRQAKDGYMSEKDDIRKTLDKLDLLDKEGIDLKTPTPIGNTSEQSSKGDQNKSDIPMPIPVKVINTL; this is encoded by the coding sequence ATGATATCAGCTGAAGATTTAACAAAATATATTGGCCAAAAAGTAAAGGATCCTTATGGCCGAGATTTTGGATATATTGTGCATGTATACAGTGAAGTTGATGGTTCAATAACTGGAATAGAAATAGCACAAGGTAATACATTCAGCACTATTGATCCTTCAAGAATAAAAATTGATGGAGACGGGATTATAATTCTGGCTGATTGGAAAGCCTCAGCTATTAAAACCTTATCGCTAATGGAAAAAATAAGAAAAAGACAAAGAGCATTAGAAGAATTATATTCCAAGCAAGAAATCCCTAAATCTACATATGATGAAATGAAAAGAAAATTAGATACTGAAATGGTAAAAATAAGAGATGATTACATAAAAATAAAAAACAAACTTAAGGAAAGGCTAAATGAAGTTGAGGATCAATTAGCTCAAATTGATAAAGCAATGATAGCAGTAAAAATGAGTTATATATCAGCAGAAATGTCAGAAAATTCATATAAAAATTCTATTGAAGTATTAAGACAAGCTAAAGATGGATACATGTCAGAGAAGGACGATATAAGAAAAACATTAGATAAATTAGACTTATTAGATAAAGAAGGAATTGATTTAAAAACACCAACCCCAATAGGTAATACTTCAGAACAATCTAGTAAGGGTGATCAGAACAAATCGGACATACCAATGCCAATACCGGTAAAGGTAATAAATACTTTATAA
- the cdvB gene encoding cell division protein CdvB, translating into MFGKLPFFSHFNSDKKRKNQQANITEISIKLKDQQTKLDESLHRLKERDKDLFSRVVRAQIEGDSARATIYAQEISDIRKMMKIIYTAYLAIEKVRLKLDTVKELEGVSLVLFPVAKILGEMKEQIKGIAPDVALAFDSIASSVNSIAIETGAINDKSIVPAVIDEQAKKILDEAQKTAEVKIKEMLPDLPHPPNTVNTTQINVNNSPRKTLSERELLDYINSTGGFLDVEHITKIYGIDKSEVFSLLREMANKGLISLEA; encoded by the coding sequence ATGTTTGGAAAGTTACCATTCTTTTCTCACTTTAATTCTGATAAAAAAAGGAAGAATCAGCAGGCTAATATAACTGAAATATCCATAAAATTAAAAGATCAACAAACAAAATTGGACGAATCTTTGCATAGGTTAAAGGAAAGAGACAAGGACTTGTTTTCTAGAGTAGTAAGAGCTCAAATAGAAGGAGATTCCGCTAGAGCTACAATATATGCGCAAGAGATATCTGACATAAGGAAAATGATGAAAATAATATATACAGCATATCTAGCAATTGAAAAGGTAAGACTAAAACTAGATACAGTAAAAGAATTAGAAGGAGTATCATTAGTGCTATTTCCAGTAGCTAAAATTCTTGGAGAAATGAAAGAACAAATAAAAGGAATAGCCCCAGATGTTGCATTAGCCTTTGATTCTATAGCTAGTAGTGTTAATAGTATAGCAATTGAAACTGGAGCAATAAACGATAAATCTATAGTTCCTGCTGTAATAGATGAGCAAGCTAAAAAAATATTAGATGAAGCGCAAAAAACTGCAGAAGTAAAAATAAAAGAAATGTTACCTGATTTACCCCACCCGCCTAATACCGTAAATACCACACAGATTAACGTCAATAATTCTCCAAGAAAGACATTAAGCGAGAGAGAACTTTTAGACTACATTAATAGTACAGGTGGATTCTTAGACGTAGAACATATTACTAAAATTTATGGAATAGATAAGTCTGAAGTATTCTCGCTACTAAGAGAAATGGCTAATAAAGGTCTTATAAGTTTAGAGGCTTGA
- a CDS encoding DNA-directed RNA polymerase subunit K: MSDLDVISKLNVNFVEAWKKRLTIYEIARIVSARALQLAMGAVPLIDTTTLASDQLNSISIAEEELKRGLLPITIRRRFPNGKVELVSVKEILGS; this comes from the coding sequence ATGTCTGATTTAGATGTTATAAGCAAGCTGAACGTTAATTTCGTTGAAGCTTGGAAAAAAAGACTAACTATTTACGAGATTGCTAGAATAGTTAGTGCAAGAGCGCTTCAATTAGCAATGGGAGCAGTTCCATTAATAGATACTACCACTTTAGCTTCTGACCAGTTAAATTCTATTTCTATAGCAGAAGAAGAGCTAAAAAGAGGATTACTACCTATTACAATAAGAAGAAGGTTCCCTAATGGCAAAGTAGAATTAGTATCAGTAAAAGAAATTTTAGGAAGTTAG
- a CDS encoding signal peptidase I has translation MKKSDIALIVIIVAIYVLFFTNIITTASVEGVSMYPVFQNGALTFYGPPVNISLHDVIIYRSPEYGIYVIHRVVKIDNAHYVTQGVDKITNPVPDNRIGLEPLEGVPSSNVVGKVTEVDGYIISIPYLGYLAIIASHFI, from the coding sequence ATGAAGAAGAGTGACATAGCGCTAATTGTTATAATAGTAGCAATTTATGTACTATTTTTCACTAATATAATAACTACTGCAAGTGTTGAAGGAGTATCAATGTATCCGGTATTTCAAAATGGAGCGTTGACTTTTTATGGTCCACCAGTTAATATCTCATTACATGATGTAATAATATATAGATCACCAGAATATGGAATTTATGTAATACATAGAGTAGTTAAGATAGACAATGCTCATTATGTTACACAAGGAGTAGATAAGATAACAAATCCTGTTCCTGATAATAGAATAGGCCTGGAACCTCTAGAAGGAGTACCTAGCAGCAATGTAGTAGGAAAAGTTACTGAAGTGGACGGATATATAATTTCCATACCTTATCTAGGATATTTAGCAATAATAGCATCTCATTTTATTTAA
- a CDS encoding DNA topoisomerase I: MPNNYILIIAEKPKAAKKIVEAFSSYKTCKYYNTNYWIVREGYKNIVVASAVGHIFNLSGKSGFPVFDVEWKPLWEIDKKSYFTKRYYFLLSKLCKNAVEYINACDYDIEGSVIGYMIIKNFGDIKRTKRMKYSSLTKTEILQAFHSLQPLDINMVEAGIARHVVDWIWGINISRALMLATKEVSKKQIILSAGRVQSPTLIHVIESSLSRDMFIPIPYFKVKINISINGKKFSIFYDKEFSSFQLAKAFAEKLKKDKLIVRNVSEFKEKIIRPPPFNLGDLQLEAGRLYKLSPYKVERIAENLYLDGLISYPRTNSQKIPSTVNIAEIINNLYTHFKALVNKLNELTSRHYIVRQGTKDDPAHPAIYPTGVIPKKSLNKEESEVYDLIVRRFLASVSTDAILDKQKIYLKFITNDIELTLQIQKLINRGWLEIYPYRNIESEDLVNVNEGDKIDIDSISPSMLDTKPNPRLSRVSLLKWMEESKIGTEATRGKIIETLFQRKYVENRRGYIYPTKLGIIIAEVLKDYFNELTDVKMTAEIEEKLNNIIFGKIKKEEVIEESKKRISSYISLFATRKNIVGEKISKGLNIIKYTKCKLCELESTENGFCKYHNEAMNRLNEAVKIWRERTGYDDKTIIKMIRGKKSTGKLINDMIKYSLDDVRHAS, translated from the coding sequence ATGCCTAATAATTATATTTTAATAATAGCAGAAAAACCTAAAGCTGCAAAAAAGATAGTAGAAGCTTTTTCTTCTTATAAGACTTGTAAATATTATAATACTAATTACTGGATAGTAAGGGAAGGTTATAAGAATATTGTAGTTGCATCTGCAGTTGGCCATATTTTTAACCTTTCAGGAAAGTCTGGTTTTCCAGTCTTTGATGTTGAGTGGAAGCCTTTATGGGAAATAGATAAGAAGTCATATTTTACAAAAAGATACTATTTTCTACTAAGTAAGTTATGTAAAAACGCTGTTGAATATATTAATGCATGCGATTATGATATTGAAGGATCTGTAATAGGATATATGATAATCAAAAATTTTGGTGATATTAAAAGAACCAAAAGGATGAAATACTCTTCTTTAACTAAGACTGAGATTTTGCAAGCTTTCCATTCATTGCAACCTTTAGATATTAATATGGTAGAGGCAGGAATAGCCAGACACGTAGTAGATTGGATATGGGGTATAAATATAAGTAGAGCGTTAATGCTAGCCACTAAAGAAGTATCTAAAAAGCAAATAATTTTGAGTGCTGGTAGAGTTCAAAGTCCTACTTTGATTCATGTTATTGAGAGCAGTCTAAGTCGAGATATGTTTATTCCTATTCCATATTTTAAAGTTAAAATAAATATATCGATTAATGGAAAAAAATTTTCAATCTTTTATGATAAGGAATTTTCTTCATTTCAGTTGGCTAAAGCATTTGCTGAAAAATTAAAGAAAGATAAATTGATTGTTAGGAACGTGTCAGAATTTAAAGAAAAAATAATTAGACCACCTCCTTTTAATTTAGGCGATTTACAGCTAGAAGCAGGTAGGCTGTATAAATTATCTCCTTATAAAGTAGAAAGAATTGCAGAGAATCTTTATCTAGATGGATTAATAAGTTATCCTAGAACTAATAGTCAAAAAATACCTTCAACAGTAAATATTGCAGAGATAATAAATAACCTTTATACTCACTTTAAAGCCCTTGTAAACAAACTTAATGAACTTACTAGTAGGCATTATATAGTAAGACAAGGTACAAAGGATGATCCAGCCCATCCAGCAATATACCCTACTGGCGTTATTCCTAAGAAAAGTCTAAATAAAGAGGAAAGCGAAGTTTATGACTTAATTGTAAGAAGATTTTTAGCTTCTGTATCGACTGATGCAATATTAGATAAACAAAAAATATATTTAAAATTTATAACTAATGATATAGAGCTTACTTTACAGATACAAAAGTTAATAAATCGTGGCTGGTTAGAAATATATCCGTACAGAAACATAGAATCTGAAGATTTAGTTAACGTTAATGAAGGAGATAAAATAGATATAGATAGTATATCTCCTTCTATGTTAGATACGAAACCAAATCCTAGGTTAAGTAGAGTTTCTTTATTAAAATGGATGGAGGAATCAAAGATTGGAACAGAAGCAACAAGAGGTAAAATAATAGAAACATTATTTCAAAGAAAGTATGTAGAAAATAGGAGAGGATATATTTATCCTACAAAATTAGGCATAATTATAGCTGAAGTTCTTAAAGATTATTTTAATGAACTTACCGATGTTAAGATGACTGCAGAAATAGAAGAAAAATTAAATAATATAATATTTGGTAAAATAAAAAAAGAGGAAGTAATAGAAGAAAGCAAGAAAAGAATATCTTCATACATTTCGTTATTTGCTACAAGAAAAAATATAGTGGGAGAAAAAATATCGAAAGGACTGAATATTATAAAATATACTAAGTGTAAGTTGTGCGAGTTAGAATCTACGGAAAATGGATTTTGTAAATACCATAATGAGGCTATGAATAGGCTAAATGAGGCAGTAAAGATCTGGAGAGAAAGAACTGGTTATGATGATAAAACTATAATAAAGATGATAAGAGGTAAAAAATCTACGGGTAAATTAATAAATGATATGATAAAATATAGTTTAGATGATGTAAGACATGCCAGCTGA